In Hahella sp. KA22, one genomic interval encodes:
- a CDS encoding GTPase: MDGQSTAPKITVPELKLTSLSFCEPNVKQLEHWVSQLPIANIGETAKRLYHAIIELNQLITAPANRYQLMEVIRGPIYYVCTELSKHFLNHSIVLPEKQRKIANLAQALQLHLANGYKLVIHDQLSASMSDRAKKSLATACHRAISDLSRCVLRACQLYCQSPTNVWLEIHQLYKFAHNFKFANAKVRDEQSKLFEETSLEHIYKRVLLLGCCKPNQMRQNDIAAAFEAFESWAQFTDVLDDAETTALFIVNPGADAAPHYRSLQSAAPSLDSFGFDTARLVDRLTDYIAYVNTHKKAPEGVLDMPVRMTDNVLSSLSQALGILTKRTFKRMSSTGRVFLSVGLSATHFFCANGVEFNTLLMSKNDDDNDVNYFMQRARKTDVWNSSFDAGPTRDDRGRAAEMSPINYPGINRIKQTETKSNYMQHIVPLVNTSPGGYCIQWVGDVPGNVQAGELLGVREDESHPWSISVIRWIRQIKQHGTQFGVELLAPSAKPCGVQLTQKTGEGSEFLRGLLLPELPSIGQPATLITPRLPFQVGHKVIINKQGRETKVQLCRRVSATGSFSQFEIKFLNQSLNQAQEEVKTTGASEDDFDSLWPSL; encoded by the coding sequence ATGGACGGTCAAAGTACTGCGCCGAAAATAACTGTTCCTGAGCTCAAGCTCACCTCGCTGTCCTTCTGCGAACCTAACGTTAAGCAGTTGGAGCATTGGGTGAGCCAGCTGCCGATCGCCAACATTGGTGAAACCGCCAAACGGCTATACCATGCGATTATTGAACTCAACCAACTGATTACCGCACCCGCTAACCGCTACCAGTTAATGGAAGTCATCCGTGGACCTATCTATTACGTCTGCACGGAGTTATCAAAACACTTTCTTAACCACTCAATCGTTCTGCCGGAAAAACAGCGCAAAATCGCCAACCTTGCCCAGGCCCTGCAACTGCATCTGGCTAATGGCTATAAACTGGTGATTCACGATCAGCTCAGCGCCTCCATGTCGGACCGCGCCAAAAAGTCTCTGGCGACAGCCTGTCATCGCGCCATCAGTGACCTTTCCCGTTGCGTATTACGCGCCTGCCAGCTGTATTGCCAAAGCCCAACCAATGTTTGGCTGGAAATTCATCAGCTTTATAAATTCGCGCACAACTTTAAGTTCGCCAACGCCAAAGTGCGTGATGAACAGTCAAAGTTATTTGAAGAAACCTCGCTGGAGCATATCTACAAGCGCGTACTGTTGCTTGGCTGCTGCAAACCCAACCAGATGCGCCAGAATGATATCGCCGCCGCTTTCGAGGCCTTCGAATCCTGGGCGCAGTTTACGGATGTGTTGGACGACGCAGAGACAACCGCACTGTTTATCGTCAATCCCGGCGCAGATGCGGCGCCTCACTATCGCAGCTTGCAAAGCGCGGCGCCCAGCCTGGATTCTTTCGGTTTCGACACCGCCCGTCTGGTTGACAGACTGACGGACTACATAGCTTACGTAAACACGCACAAAAAGGCGCCGGAAGGCGTATTGGACATGCCTGTGCGGATGACTGACAACGTCTTGTCATCGCTGAGTCAGGCGTTGGGCATTCTAACGAAACGCACCTTTAAGCGTATGTCCAGCACCGGTCGCGTATTCCTGAGCGTCGGCCTCTCCGCCACGCACTTTTTCTGCGCTAACGGCGTTGAATTCAATACCCTACTGATGTCGAAAAACGACGACGACAATGACGTCAACTACTTCATGCAGCGCGCACGTAAAACCGATGTCTGGAATTCCTCTTTCGACGCCGGCCCCACTCGTGACGATCGCGGCCGCGCCGCTGAAATGTCGCCGATAAATTATCCCGGCATCAATCGCATTAAACAGACGGAAACCAAGTCCAACTACATGCAGCATATCGTGCCCCTGGTGAACACCAGTCCGGGCGGCTACTGCATTCAATGGGTGGGCGACGTGCCCGGCAATGTTCAGGCCGGCGAATTGCTTGGCGTGCGTGAAGATGAGTCTCACCCTTGGAGTATTTCCGTCATCCGCTGGATTCGCCAAATCAAACAGCACGGCACCCAGTTCGGCGTTGAGTTGCTGGCGCCAAGCGCCAAGCCTTGCGGCGTACAGCTCACGCAGAAAACCGGCGAAGGCAGCGAGTTCTTGCGCGGACTGCTGTTGCCGGAGCTTCCCTCTATCGGGCAACCTGCAACGCTCATCACCCCACGCCTGCCGTTCCAGGTGGGTCACAAAGTCATCATCAACAAACAGGGACGCGAAACCAAAGTACAGCTTTGTCGTCGGGTGTCCGCCACCGGCAGTTTCAGCCAGTTTGAGATTAAGTTTTTAAATCAATCGCTTAATCAAGCTCAAGAAGAAGTGAAAACGACGGGCGCGAGCGAAGATGATTTTGATTCACTGTGGCCGTCCTTATAG
- the epmB gene encoding EF-P beta-lysylation protein EpmB has protein sequence MIARNPVAVEVCDAKLDAQSAPSLSWSQQIADMIKSPQELLSLLELPQALLQDALPGHAQFPVRATRDYVRRMKKGDPNDPLLLQVLPLHLEQQEMAGYSADPLSETDYTASKGILQKYHGRALLITTSACAIHCRYCFRRHFPYSEHRQSRAQWKEALASLPGDGSVSEIILSGGDPLMLNNSVLDELLTLIAELPQISKVRLHTRLPIMLPDRIDQGLLDLFSDRPFKTIMVIHANHSAELDDSVEKALARLRPAVHMLLNQTVLLKGVNDEAPTLAALSERLFECGVTPYYLHQLDKVQGAAHFDCGDERLSSLMQTLRTQLPGYLVPRLVREIPGAPSKTPIFA, from the coding sequence ATGATAGCCCGAAATCCGGTTGCAGTAGAAGTCTGCGACGCGAAACTTGACGCCCAATCCGCCCCCTCACTCTCCTGGAGCCAGCAAATCGCCGACATGATCAAGTCGCCGCAGGAACTGCTGTCGCTTCTGGAGTTGCCGCAAGCGCTATTGCAGGACGCGCTTCCCGGGCATGCGCAGTTTCCGGTGCGGGCGACTCGCGATTACGTGCGCCGCATGAAGAAAGGCGACCCGAACGACCCGCTATTATTACAGGTGCTGCCTCTGCATCTGGAACAGCAGGAAATGGCCGGCTATAGCGCCGATCCATTAAGCGAAACAGATTACACTGCATCCAAAGGCATCTTACAGAAGTATCACGGCCGCGCCTTGCTCATTACCACCAGCGCCTGCGCCATCCATTGCCGTTACTGCTTCCGACGCCATTTCCCCTATAGCGAACATCGCCAAAGCCGCGCGCAATGGAAGGAGGCTTTGGCGAGCTTGCCGGGCGACGGCAGCGTCAGTGAAATCATTCTCAGCGGCGGCGATCCGCTTATGCTGAATAACTCGGTTCTTGATGAGTTGCTCACTCTCATCGCAGAACTGCCGCAGATCAGCAAGGTAAGGCTCCATACGCGTCTGCCAATCATGCTGCCTGATCGCATTGATCAAGGACTACTGGACCTGTTTTCGGACCGTCCATTCAAAACCATCATGGTTATCCACGCTAACCACAGCGCAGAGCTGGACGACTCCGTGGAAAAGGCTTTGGCGCGGCTGCGCCCTGCTGTCCATATGTTGTTGAACCAAACCGTTCTGCTTAAGGGCGTTAATGACGAGGCCCCCACCCTGGCCGCTCTTAGCGAGAGATTGTTTGAATGCGGCGTTACGCCCTATTACCTGCATCAGCTCGACAAAGTTCAGGGCGCAGCTCACTTTGACTGTGGCGACGAACGTCTTTCTTCTTTAATGCAAACGTTAAGAACCCAACTACCCGGTTACCTAGTCCCTCGTCTGGTCAGAGAAATCCCCGGAGCCCCCTCCAAAACGCCCATTTTCGCTTAA
- the efp gene encoding elongation factor P: MANYSTNEFKSGLKIMLDGDPCSIIENEFVKPGKGQAFNRVKFRNLKSGRVGERTFKSGDSVEGADVVDLDMEYLYTDGEFYHFMLTDGSFEQHAADVSAVGDTTKWLKEQDVYTVTLYNGAPLSVSPPNFVELEIVETDPGVRGDTAQGGSKPAKLTTGAVVAVPLFINQGEMIKVDTRSGEYVSRVKS, encoded by the coding sequence ATGGCCAACTATTCTACCAACGAATTCAAATCAGGTCTCAAGATTATGCTGGACGGAGACCCTTGTTCCATTATTGAGAACGAGTTTGTCAAACCCGGAAAAGGACAGGCGTTCAACCGGGTCAAGTTCCGTAACCTGAAATCTGGCCGCGTCGGCGAGCGCACGTTCAAGTCCGGTGATTCCGTAGAAGGCGCAGATGTTGTTGATCTGGATATGGAATACCTGTACACCGACGGCGAATTCTACCATTTCATGCTGACTGACGGCTCTTTCGAACAGCACGCGGCGGACGTTTCCGCTGTTGGCGACACCACTAAGTGGCTGAAAGAGCAGGACGTCTACACTGTGACTTTATACAACGGCGCGCCGCTGTCAGTATCTCCGCCAAACTTTGTTGAGCTGGAAATCGTTGAAACTGATCCCGGCGTGCGTGGCGACACCGCTCAGGGCGGCAGCAAGCCAGCCAAATTGACCACTGGCGCGGTGGTGGCTGTGCCTCTGTTCATTAACCAGGGCGAAATGATCAAAGTCGACACTCGTTCCGGCGAATACGTGAGCCGCGTTAAGAGCTGA
- the epmA gene encoding EF-P lysine aminoacylase EpmA codes for MQQPDWRPSAAIDTLRKRADFIKRLRAFFDDRQVLEVDTPLLSSVTATDLNLDSFDVISADPEPRYLLTSPEHAMKRLLAAGSGPIYQITRAFRRGEFGTRHNPEFSMLEWYRPRFSLQDLLREVEELLASLGYEEKAECMSYRQAFQRFVDLDPYRAETSALQEAAAQASGMAASELSRDEALDVLMTHRVEPALKPLGAVFIRDYPPSQAALARVGEDAEGDAVAFRFELYINGVEIANAYDELIDPVEQRRRFEEDNLARSAAKKPVIPVDERLLAALPDMPESSGIALGVDRLFMVLEGKCRLEDVLGFPADRI; via the coding sequence ATGCAACAGCCCGACTGGCGCCCAAGCGCCGCAATTGACACCCTTCGCAAAAGAGCTGACTTCATCAAGCGCTTACGCGCTTTTTTCGATGACCGGCAGGTCTTGGAAGTGGATACGCCTTTGCTGAGCAGCGTTACTGCGACCGACCTCAATCTGGACAGTTTTGACGTCATCAGTGCGGACCCTGAACCTCGCTATCTGCTCACCTCACCGGAGCATGCGATGAAGCGCCTGCTCGCCGCGGGTTCAGGGCCCATCTACCAGATTACCCGGGCGTTTCGGCGCGGCGAGTTCGGGACTCGTCATAATCCGGAATTCTCCATGTTGGAGTGGTACCGTCCCAGGTTTTCGCTCCAGGATCTGCTGCGTGAGGTGGAGGAGCTTCTGGCCAGTCTGGGCTATGAAGAAAAAGCGGAATGCATGAGTTATCGGCAGGCGTTCCAGCGCTTTGTCGATCTGGACCCGTATCGGGCGGAAACCTCGGCGCTGCAGGAGGCAGCGGCGCAAGCCAGCGGCATGGCGGCGTCAGAACTGAGCCGGGATGAGGCGTTGGATGTGCTGATGACTCACCGCGTTGAGCCGGCGTTGAAACCCTTGGGTGCGGTGTTTATCCGTGACTATCCGCCGAGCCAGGCGGCCCTGGCTAGAGTCGGTGAAGACGCCGAAGGCGACGCGGTGGCTTTCCGCTTTGAGCTGTACATCAATGGAGTCGAAATCGCCAACGCCTATGACGAGTTGATAGACCCGGTTGAGCAAAGACGGCGCTTTGAAGAAGACAATCTCGCCAGGTCAGCGGCGAAGAAACCGGTTATTCCGGTGGACGAGCGTTTACTGGCGGCGCTGCCTGATATGCCGGAGTCCTCTGGCATTGCGTTGGGCGTGGATCGGCTGTTTATGGTGCTCGAAGGGAAATGCCGGTTAGAGGATGTGTTGGGGTTTCCGGCGGATAGAATCTAG
- a CDS encoding sulfurtransferase — protein MANTLDSLPLILEPEQLEPLLGSPGLILVDLCRTENYQAAHLPGAIHIPPGATQYARPPAPGLLPDESQLQAIVQHIGLRHDSHVVVYDDEGGGWAGRMIWLLDSIGFQRYSYLNGGLVAWHDEGRPLTREEPSVTPSDYEIQLRSEPTATLDQLQAELGDPALAIWDARSPQEYQGVRQTAARNGHIPGAVNYEWTRAMDPSAGLRLRDLTAIKEELEALGLNADKRIVTHCQSHHRSGLTYLLGKALGFNMRAYAGSWGEWGNHPDTPIDQP, from the coding sequence ATGGCGAATACCCTGGACTCCCTGCCGTTAATTCTTGAACCTGAACAGCTTGAGCCGCTACTTGGCTCGCCCGGGCTGATTCTCGTCGACCTTTGCCGCACTGAGAACTATCAGGCGGCGCATCTGCCGGGAGCGATTCATATTCCACCAGGAGCGACTCAATATGCCCGCCCGCCAGCGCCAGGGCTGTTACCAGACGAGTCTCAGCTGCAAGCCATTGTTCAACACATCGGGTTACGTCATGACAGCCACGTAGTGGTGTATGACGATGAAGGCGGCGGCTGGGCCGGCCGGATGATCTGGCTGCTCGATAGCATCGGATTTCAGCGTTACAGCTATTTGAACGGCGGTCTGGTCGCCTGGCATGACGAAGGTCGCCCGCTCACTCGAGAGGAGCCCAGCGTCACTCCCAGCGATTACGAGATTCAGTTGCGCTCAGAACCCACAGCGACTCTGGACCAGTTACAGGCTGAACTGGGCGACCCCGCACTGGCGATATGGGACGCGCGATCGCCTCAGGAATACCAGGGAGTGCGCCAAACCGCCGCGCGCAATGGCCATATCCCCGGGGCCGTTAATTACGAGTGGACTCGGGCGATGGACCCGTCCGCGGGCTTGCGTCTACGCGACCTGACGGCAATCAAAGAGGAACTGGAAGCGCTCGGCCTTAACGCGGATAAACGCATCGTCACTCACTGCCAGTCCCATCACCGCTCTGGACTGACTTATTTGCTCGGGAAGGCGTTGGGCTTTAATATGCGCGCCTACGCTGGGTCTTGGGGCGAGTGGGGAAACCACCCCGATACGCCGATCGACCAGCCCTGA
- a CDS encoding HDOD domain-containing protein produces the protein MQDTAPPQQSMAWVDQLVKKPLPPVTATNKILLGLLSKSALSYQGMSDFIKNDPVLALTVLGKANVAIRSDESLVKTLAHAISLLGVEFLEKLLKETPPPESDKEEPVRRYHQAIATSFFAGHLASYIAAHKHKGKEEEYFWGGLFWGAPTWYLWRFTPKKMQAWTQRLEHSSTHRRSVEEKVFGAPFIEVWSKIQEAFALPQTAVDEHYLHDLPLMKQLVRISRRYQSTGSGDLSEDRDLRLFVNRPKFIVGLSNLIAFHAQLDWRSSIFNRLSKVLAVYLNCSLSEVIRQTHLIAVESARLHPLASGARLAESLLWDPKTPVRQEEEASLVTSPSPAQEPRPAPRKEPEIIAPPPPLVEEEDTEEPFVHAQTKPREKTVPPPRQTAQADVRKLRHGNRDLYAELTNMMLQSPHQFKDIAFLMNNAARCVKYGVGLHTCVIALINTKRTRLKGYYAVGAEDRTDLPRIDLDLTEANLFSKLMEKPSSLWVKPGSSPKVKAMIPDSFKALNKMDDFFLMSLFVKTRPVALFYADAGLDSLPLSEYEYESFKHVCSSASHVLHHFAVRNQQNKNQES, from the coding sequence ATGCAGGATACCGCACCGCCCCAACAATCCATGGCGTGGGTGGATCAGTTGGTTAAAAAACCGCTGCCTCCCGTTACCGCCACCAATAAAATTCTGTTGGGACTGCTCAGCAAATCAGCCTTGTCCTACCAGGGGATGAGCGACTTCATCAAAAACGACCCGGTATTAGCGCTAACCGTGCTCGGTAAAGCCAATGTGGCGATTCGCAGCGACGAAAGCCTGGTAAAGACGCTGGCCCACGCCATCAGCCTGCTGGGAGTGGAGTTCCTGGAAAAGCTGTTAAAGGAAACACCTCCGCCGGAGTCGGATAAAGAAGAGCCGGTGAGACGCTATCATCAGGCTATCGCCACCAGCTTTTTCGCCGGCCATCTCGCCTCCTATATCGCAGCCCATAAACATAAAGGCAAAGAAGAGGAATATTTCTGGGGCGGCCTGTTCTGGGGCGCGCCAACCTGGTATCTATGGCGCTTCACGCCCAAGAAAATGCAGGCTTGGACGCAGAGGCTCGAACATTCTTCGACACATCGCCGCTCGGTTGAAGAAAAAGTGTTTGGGGCCCCCTTTATTGAAGTCTGGAGCAAAATCCAGGAGGCGTTCGCCTTGCCGCAAACGGCCGTTGACGAACACTATCTGCATGACCTGCCTTTGATGAAGCAGCTCGTGCGCATCTCCCGACGCTATCAAAGCACCGGGTCCGGCGACCTGTCAGAGGACCGCGATCTGCGTTTATTTGTAAACAGGCCTAAATTCATTGTCGGCTTAAGCAACCTCATCGCCTTTCATGCCCAGCTCGACTGGCGCAGCAGCATATTCAACCGTCTCAGCAAAGTGTTGGCGGTGTATCTGAACTGCTCTCTCAGCGAGGTCATTCGGCAAACGCATCTGATCGCTGTCGAATCAGCGCGTCTGCACCCCTTAGCATCAGGCGCCCGGCTGGCGGAGTCGCTCCTGTGGGATCCAAAGACTCCCGTTCGCCAGGAGGAGGAAGCCTCCCTTGTCACCTCTCCCTCGCCGGCTCAGGAGCCCAGGCCCGCCCCACGAAAAGAGCCGGAAATCATCGCGCCTCCTCCGCCACTTGTTGAAGAGGAGGATACAGAAGAACCCTTTGTCCACGCGCAAACCAAACCCCGAGAAAAAACCGTTCCGCCTCCTCGTCAGACCGCCCAGGCCGATGTCAGAAAGCTACGCCATGGCAATCGGGATCTTTACGCTGAACTGACCAACATGATGCTGCAGTCGCCACATCAGTTTAAGGACATTGCCTTCCTCATGAACAACGCCGCCCGCTGCGTAAAATACGGGGTGGGCCTGCACACCTGCGTCATCGCCCTGATCAATACAAAGCGCACGCGCCTCAAGGGATATTACGCCGTCGGCGCGGAAGACCGCACCGACCTGCCCCGCATAGACCTGGACCTGACGGAAGCCAACCTGTTCAGCAAGCTGATGGAGAAGCCCTCCAGCCTTTGGGTCAAACCCGGCAGCTCTCCCAAAGTAAAAGCCATGATTCCCGACAGTTTCAAGGCGCTCAATAAAATGGACGACTTCTTCCTCATGTCCTTGTTTGTGAAGACCCGTCCCGTCGCGCTGTTTTATGCAGACGCCGGCCTGGACAGCCTGCCGCTCAGCGAGTATGAGTACGAAAGCTTCAAGCACGTCTGTAGCTCGGCCTCTCATGTTCTGCACCATTTCGCCGTGCGCAATCAGCAGAATAAGAATCAGGAGAGCTAG
- the motA gene encoding flagellar motor stator protein MotA, translating to MLLILGVIVVLASVLGGYVLSHGELAALWQPFELIIICGAALGAFLISNPFKVIKQIFQAVPKMIMGSPFNRVVYMDLLSLLYDLFDKARRSGVMAIEADVDDPLNSEIFNRYPAIVRMDKLRDFITDYLRIVSTGNMAPHELEGLMDLELETRMQELEKPADAVNRVADALPGFGIVAAVLGIVITMKSLGGPPDQLGVHVAAALVGTFLGILAAYGFVGPTSHAMHHLAAQEIKAYECVKVSILATMTGLAPQLAIEFGRKALNSDVRPSFQELNDYVRSK from the coding sequence ATGCTTTTAATTCTTGGAGTGATCGTCGTTCTGGCCAGCGTGTTGGGCGGATATGTGTTGTCGCACGGGGAGCTGGCCGCCCTGTGGCAACCTTTCGAACTAATCATCATCTGCGGCGCGGCGCTGGGCGCCTTCCTGATCTCCAATCCGTTCAAAGTCATCAAGCAGATATTCCAAGCCGTTCCGAAAATGATCATGGGGTCGCCTTTTAACCGGGTGGTCTACATGGATCTGCTCAGCTTGCTCTACGATTTGTTTGATAAAGCGCGGCGCTCGGGCGTCATGGCGATAGAAGCGGATGTGGACGACCCCCTTAACAGCGAGATCTTCAATCGTTATCCCGCCATCGTGCGGATGGATAAATTGCGAGACTTCATTACCGATTATCTACGCATTGTCAGTACCGGCAACATGGCGCCTCATGAGCTGGAAGGTTTGATGGATCTGGAGCTGGAAACCCGAATGCAGGAGCTGGAAAAGCCCGCCGATGCGGTAAATCGCGTGGCGGACGCCCTGCCGGGGTTTGGGATCGTCGCTGCGGTATTGGGGATTGTTATCACGATGAAATCTCTGGGAGGACCGCCTGACCAGCTGGGCGTGCATGTCGCCGCCGCTTTGGTGGGGACGTTTCTGGGGATACTGGCGGCCTATGGCTTTGTCGGTCCAACCTCGCACGCTATGCACCACCTGGCGGCGCAAGAAATTAAAGCCTACGAGTGCGTCAAGGTCAGCATACTGGCGACCATGACCGGCCTGGCGCCGCAATTGGCCATCGAATTTGGGCGCAAGGCCCTGAACTCGGACGTACGTCCCAGTTTTCAGGAGCTTAATGATTACGTCCGCTCCAAATAG
- the motB gene encoding flagellar motor protein MotB: MMEERPPIIVRRVRKGHHAHGGAWKVAFADFATAMMAFFLVLWLSEAATEDQKEAISGYFTDPIGFEQGGSPYVIDLEGSVTVTVTQDTAGKPQDQPEVRMREDTIQDLAAQLEQQKLTRLMQEIMTQIEKNPKLNAFKDQLLLDITDEGLRIQIVDKRQRPMFDSGRSELRPYFEEILFELAKSIAKVRNKISVSGHTDAQPFLGRDNYSNWELSADRANAARRALVEGGLPETRMARVVGLASSVLFDEKDPYNPVNRRISILVLNKKTQEDIEGAEQADSAISTSDLLEELDRTLDRQGRKPEFDPDKDLPVDDKPAPNTDGLTW; this comes from the coding sequence ATGATGGAGGAACGCCCGCCGATTATCGTTCGTCGTGTCCGCAAGGGGCATCACGCTCATGGCGGCGCCTGGAAGGTGGCGTTCGCGGACTTCGCCACCGCCATGATGGCTTTCTTTCTGGTGTTATGGCTGAGCGAGGCCGCCACTGAAGATCAGAAAGAGGCGATCTCTGGCTATTTCACCGATCCGATTGGTTTTGAACAGGGCGGCAGTCCTTATGTGATCGACCTCGAAGGCAGCGTCACGGTGACAGTGACCCAGGACACTGCCGGTAAGCCACAGGATCAGCCCGAAGTGCGCATGCGTGAGGACACCATTCAGGACCTCGCAGCGCAACTTGAGCAGCAGAAGCTGACCCGGTTGATGCAGGAAATCATGACGCAGATTGAGAAAAACCCCAAGCTGAATGCATTTAAGGATCAGCTGTTGCTGGATATCACAGATGAAGGTTTGCGCATTCAGATAGTCGATAAACGGCAGCGCCCCATGTTTGACAGCGGCCGCTCGGAACTCCGACCTTATTTTGAAGAAATCTTATTTGAACTGGCGAAAAGCATCGCCAAAGTCAGGAACAAGATCAGCGTTTCCGGTCACACCGACGCCCAGCCATTTCTTGGCCGGGACAACTACAGCAATTGGGAGCTTTCGGCTGACCGCGCCAACGCTGCCCGCCGCGCCCTGGTGGAAGGAGGGCTGCCAGAAACCCGCATGGCGCGAGTGGTCGGGTTGGCGTCATCAGTGCTGTTCGATGAAAAAGACCCTTACAACCCGGTCAACCGCCGTATTTCTATTCTGGTGCTGAACAAAAAGACGCAAGAGGATATCGAAGGCGCTGAACAAGCGGACAGCGCTATCTCCACCTCAGATTTATTAGAAGAGTTGGACCGTACACTGGATCGTCAGGGCCGCAAACCGGAATTCGATCCGGATAAAGATCTGCCGGTAGACGATAAGCCCGCGCCGAACACGGACGGGCTGACCTGGTAA
- the rsgA gene encoding small ribosomal subunit biogenesis GTPase RsgA yields the protein MAKRKLSKQQKWRIQKIQDERTKRATRKETQLESQLSGGELSAEQEGLIIAHYGQQLAVEALEPPHAGQIFRCYVRANIDSLVTGDQVIWRAGPDNSGVIVARQPRESALKRPDKFGQLKPIAANIDQILIVIAAEPEPHHNLVDRYLVASEAVGIPPLIILNKQDLINDANRDTLQQFKDQYQQLGYEWIDASTNTQSGLDDLKRHLAHKTSIFVGQSGVGKSSLIKMLLPDEDVKVGDLSENVRKGTHTTTTAKLFHLPSGGDLIDSPGIREFGLWHIDERTLEDGFVEFRPHLGHCRFRNCRHLQEPGCALQSAQESGEILASRMESFLRIRESLQEQDIHEENL from the coding sequence ATGGCGAAGCGAAAACTCAGCAAACAGCAAAAATGGCGCATCCAGAAGATCCAGGACGAGCGCACCAAACGTGCGACCCGCAAGGAAACGCAACTGGAAAGCCAACTGAGCGGAGGAGAACTGTCAGCGGAGCAAGAAGGGCTTATCATCGCCCATTACGGCCAGCAACTTGCTGTCGAAGCACTGGAACCGCCACATGCAGGTCAGATATTTCGCTGTTACGTCCGCGCCAATATTGACTCCCTGGTCACTGGCGACCAAGTGATCTGGCGCGCCGGCCCGGACAATTCCGGCGTCATTGTCGCCCGCCAGCCTCGCGAGTCAGCCTTAAAGCGCCCAGACAAGTTCGGTCAGCTGAAACCTATCGCCGCCAATATTGATCAGATTCTGATTGTCATCGCCGCGGAGCCTGAGCCTCATCACAACCTGGTTGATCGCTATCTGGTGGCGTCGGAAGCGGTTGGCATTCCCCCGTTGATCATTCTCAACAAGCAGGACCTGATCAACGACGCCAACCGCGACACGCTGCAGCAGTTCAAAGATCAGTACCAGCAATTGGGCTACGAATGGATCGACGCATCCACCAACACGCAATCCGGCCTGGATGACCTCAAGAGACATCTGGCGCATAAGACCAGCATCTTTGTGGGTCAATCAGGGGTTGGGAAATCCTCATTGATCAAAATGCTGTTACCGGATGAAGACGTCAAAGTTGGCGACCTGTCGGAAAATGTTCGCAAAGGCACGCACACCACCACTACAGCCAAGCTGTTTCACCTCCCCTCCGGCGGCGACTTGATCGACTCCCCCGGCATCCGGGAATTCGGCTTGTGGCATATTGATGAGCGCACTCTGGAGGATGGCTTCGTCGAATTTCGCCCCCACCTCGGCCATTGCCGTTTCCGCAACTGCCGACATCTTCAGGAGCCCGGTTGCGCCCTGCAGTCAGCGCAGGAAAGCGGCGAAATTCTGGCCAGCCGCATGGAGAGTTTTCTGCGCATCAGGGAATCGCTGCAGGAACAGGACATCCATGAGGAGAACCTGTAG
- the orn gene encoding oligoribonuclease encodes MSRRDNLIWIDLEMTGLDPDSDRIIEMAVVVTTSNLELVAEGPVIAVHQPDSVLALMDDWNRNTHGTSGLTDRVKASTIGEAEAEKQMLDFLAQHVDAGCSPMCGNSIGQDRRFLARYMKDLEKFFHYRNLDVSTLKELARRWRPEVAAGIKKKGSHQALEDIRESVEELRYYREHFLRLTD; translated from the coding sequence ATGTCACGTCGCGATAACCTGATTTGGATCGACTTGGAGATGACCGGACTGGATCCGGACTCGGACCGAATTATTGAAATGGCGGTGGTCGTCACCACCAGCAACCTGGAATTGGTCGCCGAAGGGCCGGTTATCGCAGTGCATCAGCCAGACAGCGTATTGGCGCTCATGGATGACTGGAATCGCAATACACATGGGACCAGCGGACTGACGGACCGGGTCAAGGCCAGCACAATCGGAGAAGCTGAGGCGGAAAAACAGATGCTGGATTTTCTGGCGCAGCATGTGGATGCGGGCTGCTCCCCTATGTGCGGCAATTCCATTGGCCAGGATCGCCGCTTTCTCGCCCGCTACATGAAGGATCTGGAAAAGTTCTTCCATTACCGTAACCTGGATGTCAGTACGCTGAAGGAGCTGGCCCGTCGCTGGCGGCCGGAAGTGGCCGCTGGAATCAAGAAAAAAGGCTCTCATCAGGCGTTGGAGGACATCAGAGAATCAGTCGAAGAGCTGCGTTACTACCGCGAACACTTCCTGCGTTTAACGGACTGA